In a genomic window of Narcine bancroftii isolate sNarBan1 chromosome 7, sNarBan1.hap1, whole genome shotgun sequence:
- the LOC138739976 gene encoding uncharacterized protein, with amino-acid sequence MAAAQGLPSPLSPPPPDPSPPSPPPPDPSPPSPPPPDPSPPSPPPPDPSPPAPPPPDPSPPSPPPPDPSPPSPPPPDPSPPSPPPPDPSPPSPPPPPIPRRPLHLPPIPRRPLHLPPIPRRPLHLPPIPRRPLHLPPRSLAALSTSPRSLAALSTSPRSLAALSTSPRSLAALSPPPPIPHSSYTPHRHPRSLAAFSTHTYMDIHLSHPPTLAAFATHPPPPPAWSLCRTLHTYPLPF; translated from the exons ATGGCTGCAGCACAGGGGCT ACCCTCGCcgctctctccacctccccccgaTCCCTCgccgccctctccacctccccccgaTCCCTCgccgccctctccacctccccccgaTCCCTCgccgccctctccacctccccccgaTCCCTCGCCGCCCGCTCCACCTCCCCCCGATCCCTCgccgccctctccacctccccccgaTCCCTCgccgccctctccacctccccccgaTCCCTCgccgccctctccacctccccccgaTCCCTCgccgccctctccacctccccccccgatCCCTCgccgccctctccacctccccccgaTCCCTCgccgccctctccacctccccccgaTCCCTCgccgccctctccacctccccccgaTCCCTCgccgccctctccacctccccccccgatCCCTCgccgccctctccacctccccccgaTCCCTCgccgccctctccacctccccccgaTCCCTCgccgccctctccacctccccccgaTCCCTCgccgccctctccccccctcctcccatcccgcATTCTTCATACACACCCCACCGCCATCCCCGGTCCCTCGCCGCCTTCTCCACACATACATACATGGATATCCACCTTTCCCACCCCCCGACACTCGCTGCATTCGCCACtcacccaccacctccccccgccTGGTCTCTCTGTCGCACTCTCCACACTTATCCCCTCCCGTTCTAG
- the LOC138738619 gene encoding cystathionine beta-synthase-like isoform X2 has product MEPEVNGTERSWIRPDRPSRCTWRPGASEGLSPHPHRGLTTSPNILPSILSKIGNTPMVRLNKIPAAHGLQCELLAKCEFFNAGGSVKDRIALRMVEDAERAGILKPGDTIIEPTSGNTGIGLALTAAVKGYRCIIVLPEKMSNEKVDVLRALGAEIVRTPTHASFDSPESHIGVAWRLNKEIPNSCILDQYRNPSNPLVHYDQTAEEILRQCDGTVDMFIAGAGTGGTITGIARKLKEKCPNCQIIGVDPEGSILAEPENLNQTDVSAYEVEGIGYDFIPTVIDRSVVDKWYKSNDESSFQMARRLIREEGLLCGGSSGSVVCVAVQAAQSLKPGQRCVVILPDSVRNYMTKFLSDKWMVQKGFQNKVPEFGQIAWWWTARVEQLKIAPPLTVLPSASCRKTMEILCEKGYDQAPVVSDAGQVLGVVTLRHTLSSILSAKIQLDDPIMAAVITQFPQVSTLRDLVVDVLNSQIPLPIG; this is encoded by the exons ATGGAGCCGGAGGTTAATGGGACGGAGAGGTCGTGGATACGGCCCGACCGGCCGAGCCGATGCACCTGGAGACCTGGCGCGTCCGAAGGGCTCAGCCCGCACCCTCACCGGGGCCT GACAACGTCCCCCAACATCCTGCCCAGTATCCTGAGTAAAATAGGCAACACTCCAATGGTGCGTCTGAACAAGATCCCCGCGGCCCACGGACTTCAGTGTGAGCTGT TGGCCAAGTGTGAATTTTTCAATGCTGGTGGCAGTGTGAAGGATAGAATTGCCTTGCGGATGGTGGAAGATGCAGAGCGAGCGGGGATTCTCAAACCAGGCGACACCATCATCGAACCCACCTCAGGAAATACAG GAATTGGGCTTGCTCTCACTGCAGCTGTGAAGGGATATCGCTGCATCATTGTGCTGCCGGAGAAGATGAGCAATGAGAAG GTGGATGTGCTGAGGGCACTTGGTGCAGAGATAGTTAGAACACCCACCCATGCAAGCTTCGATTCACCAGAGTCCCACATTGGTGTTGCCTGGAGGTTGAACAAGGAAATCCCAAATTCCTGCATCTTAGACCAG TACCGGAATCCCAGTAACCCTTTGGTTCACTACGATCAAACTGCAGAAGAGATCCTCAGGCAGTGCGATG GAACGGTGGATATGTTCATTGCTGGAGCAGGAACTGGCGGCACCATTACTGGAATTGCCCGCAAGCTGAAGGAGAAATGTCCAAACTGCCAG ATTATTGGAGTGGATCCAGAAGGTTCCATCCTGGCAGAACCTGAAAATCTGAACCAAACAGACGTCAGTGCGTATGAGGTGGAAGGAATAGGCTACGATTTTATTCCCACGGTTATCGATCGATCA GTTGTGGATAAGTGGTACAAGAGCAATGATGAAAGTTCATTTCAAATGGCACGTCGACTGATCAGGGAAGAGGGGCTGCTCTGTG GTGGCAGCTCAGGAAGTGTGGTGTGTGTCGCTGTCCAAGCAGCACAAAGCTTGAAGCCAGGTCAGCGGTGTGTGGTCATCCTCCCAGACTCTGTCCGAAACTACAT GACCAAGTTCCTCAGTGATAAGTGGATGGTGCAGAAGGGATTCCAAAACAAAGTTCCAGAATTTGGCCAGATTGCCTG GTGGTGGACAGCTCGAGTTGAGCAGCTGAAAATAGCTCCACCTCTGACTGTGCTACCCTCTGCCTCCTGTCGGAAGACCATGGAGATTCTTTGTGAGAAAGGATATGATCAGGCCCCTGTGGTCAGTGATGCGGG GCAGGTTCTTGGAGTGGTGACTCTCAGACATACGCTCAGCTCCATTCTGTCTGCAAAGATTCAGCTTGATGATCCCATCATGGCAGCAGTGATCACACAGTTTCCACAG GTGTCAACCTTGCGAGATCTGGTGGTGGACGTGCTGAACAGTCAGATACCTCTTCCCATCG